attggctattgaccggagacgagtctcggtcatgtctacatagttctcgaacccgtagggtccgcacgcttaacgttcggtgacgatcggtaatatgagtttatgtgttttgatgtactgaaggtagttcagagtcccggatgagatcggggacatgaggaggagtctcgaaatggtcaagacgtaaagatcgatatattggacgactatattcggacatcggaaaggttccgagtgatttgtgtatttttcggagtaccggagagttacgagaattcgccagggagtatatgggccttattgggctttagcggaaagagagaggggaggttgcatgccccccaaggcttagtccgaattggactagggggaggggcggcgccccctccttccttctcttctcttttccctttccttctcttctactcctactacatggaaggggggaatcctactcccagtgggagtaggactccctagggcgcgccatagtagagggccgaccctccccttcctccactcctttatatacgggggagggggcaccccatggacacacaagttgatcagttgatcttttagccgtgtgtggtgcccccctccaccataatccacctcggttatatcgtagcggtgcttaggcgaagccctattccggtagcaacatcatcatcgtcatcatgccgttgtgctgacgaaactctcccacgaagctctattggatcgtgagttcgcgggacatcaccgagctgaacgtgtgcagatcatggaggtgccgtacgttcggtactaggattggtcaatcgtgaagacgtacgactacatcaaccgcgttgtcataacgcttgcgcttatggtctacaagggtatgtatatgatactctcccctctcgttgctatatatcaccatgatcttgcgtgtgcgtaggatttttttttgaaattactgcgttccccaataatatcttctacgcatagacctggatcgGATCCCACTAAAGGGgagcatagcatgcaatttcaaataattcctacgatcacgcaagatttatctaggagatgcatagaaacgagaggggagagtgtgtccacgtaccctcgtagaacgaaagcggaagcgtttagtaacgcggttgatgtagtcaaacatcttcacgatccaacagatccaagtaccgtacgtacgacacctccatgttcagcaaacGTTCAACACGAtggcgtccctcgagctcttgatccagtacagggtcgagggagagtttcgttagcacgacggcgtggtgatggtgttgatgatgtgatccgcgcatggcttcgcctaagcactacgacaatatgaccgaggtggtaaactatggaggggggcaccgcacacggctaagacaattgatgttgtgcctttggggtgccccttgtcCACgtctataaaggagggggaggaggaggccggccaagggggtgagtcctactaggactccaaacctagtaggattgcccccccccccttccttccaacggagaaggggaaaggggaaaggagggagagtgagaaggaaagagggggccacaCCCACTCCCCttttccaattcggattggggcaaggggggcgcgccccacctccTGTGGCATGCCTCCTCTCCTCCAATATGGCCCATCAGGCCCAATAACTTTCCCGGGGGGcggttcggtaacctcccggtactctgaaaaatcccCTGTCTTCTTCGAAACCATTCTCGTGTCCGTAtaaaaccttccaatatatcaatctttacctcttgactattttgggactcctcgtcatgtccgtgatcttatcccggactccgaacaaacttcggtcaccaaaatatataactcacaatacaaatcgtcatcgaacgttaagcgtgcggaccctacgggttcgagaactatgtagacatgaccgagacacatctccgatcaataaccaatagtggaacctggatgctcatattggctcctacatattctacgaagatctttatcggtcaaaccgcataacaacatacgttatttcctttgtcatcagtatgttacttgcccgagattcgatcatcggtatcatcatacctagttcaatctcgttaccggaaagtctctttactcgttccgtagtgcataatcccataactaactcattagtcacattgcttgcaaggcttatagtgatgtgcattaccgagagggcccagagatatctctccgatacatgaagtgacaaatcttaatctcgatctatgccaactcagcaaacaccatcggagacacctgtagagcatctttataattacccagttacgttgagacgtttgataacacacaaagtgttcctccgatattcgggagttgcataatctcatagtcaaaggaatgtgtataagtaatgaagaaagcaatagcaataaaactaaacgatcataatgctaagctaacggatgggtcttatccatcacatcattctctaatgatgtgatcccattcatcaagtgacaacacatgtccatggttaggaaactttaaccatctttgattaacgagctagtcaagtagaggcatactagggacactctgtttgtctatgtattcacacaggtactaagtttccggttaatacaattctagcatgaataataaacatttatcatgatatgaggaaatctaaataacaactttattattgcctctagggtatatttccttcagtatgtGACCTTATCGACCCATCTTTAGGAGAGTGGGACATATAATTGGTGAATCAAATGTTATGGAAAGTGGATGGTCAAAGGATACTATCTATTCCTCCCACGTGCATGAAATGGCAGATTATGTTGCTTGGAGGCCTACCAAGACGAGTATTTTCTCAGTTCATTCAACCTACCAATTGGAATGGGATGGCTAGTTTGAACATAGTTTCAAGCCTCCATGGGCTCGTCAACTCCTGGTGAGACATGGAATTTAGTTTGGAGTCTACAATGCCCAACAAAAACCCAGAATATTTATTTGGAGGGCCCTTCACAATGTGATCCCTTCTAGGGCAATCCTGGCGGCAAAAACATATGATGGTTAAAGTGCACTGTCCTGCGTATAATCTAGGTCCAGATAATATCCAGCATTTCATCTTCAAGTGCTCAAAATCAATGGAGGTATGGAGGCAGTTGGGTTTACATGATGTCATTAAAGAGCATgctcaaagtatttatcatgcgagGAGGTACTACAATACTTGTTATGCATGGAAGACTACGAAATTTAGATTCTAGTCCTGCCAAAACTAAGGGAATTGGTGGCTACTACAATGTGGTACATATGGTTCGAACACAGGAAAATTTACCATGGAGAGGATAGTCAAAACCCCTCACAGATCAATCTCGCGGTATGTGGCCTCTCGGCGAATTTCAGCATTGCTTGTATGCCGAAGGCCAAAGCCCGTATAGTTGCATGGAAGAAACCTAGGTCTAGTTATATGAAACTAAATGCATATGTAGGATCTGACTATGATTCACTTGAAGGGTCTGTGAGGGCTGTTATCTGAGACCATAATGGAATGTTGTTATAGCAAACCAAAAAATAGAGATTTGTTATGACTCTTTCACAGATAAGGCCTTGGCAGTGCGATTGGGCCTGAACTTCGCACAAACGGTGGGTTGCAGCAAGCTTGAGATTAGTTCGAATAGCTCAAATGATGGGAATTCATCCACGATAGCTAATGCGACATTTGACAATTGTTATTTCATGTCACCTGATTTCAATCGTGCGATATATGATCATTGTAATAGAGAAACGTAATCAAGTAGCCCACGAACTAGCTAGGATGACTAAATTTTCTCCTTCTTCTGTAGATGGATTCCGGATTCTGCACCGGATGCGGTGCTAACCCATCTTGTAAACGATGCAACAATTCTTGTAAGTGAATAAAGGAGAAGTTTGTCAAAAAATGTGTTTGTTTACGGAATGCCATCATGCTTGCTTTATTGATTTGGTAAAATAGTTATATCATTTGCGAAGGCATCAACCAGCAAACCTCGGGTTCATCTACCCAATTACAAACCTCATTATGATCAAAATAAAATTTAGCAATCATACGAGCTACCTTATTTGCTTCTCTATTACAATGCAAGAAATGAACAGATTCTATCATACCAGACAAAGTGAAGCATTCTGCATAAATTGCCGATGCTCCGTTCCCAATTATGTTTTATCCTGAGCAAGCATTAGTCACCTTCATCGAATCGGATTCTATTTGGATGAAATGGGACCCATATCATTAGCTAACATCAACCCATTTCTCATGCTAGAGCCTCAGCCAAATGTGCATCAACTACATGGGGCATTGGAGAGTAGGAGGCCGCCAAAAAGACCCCATATTCATCTCTGATGACCGCACCCGTGGATCCTCTCAACTCATCAGCCAAAAACGATGCATCCATGTCAAAAAAAAGTGTGTTGATATAGCTCGTGGTTTCGTTTTCTGTTGATATTTTTTTTTCGAGCAAATCGTTTTCTGTTGATGGAATCTCAAAAAACCGGCCTTTTTTACGAGATCAAAACCGGCCGATTTTTTTTGTTTTGAGGAGATTGAAACCGGGCCATACTTGGACCTGGAGTCCTACACGGATCAGCCTTTAAAACCCAAACTCCCTAGTCGATCCACCGCCGCACCGGCGCAGCAATACCTAGGATCAcacttgtctcaaaaaaaaaaacttggaTCGCACAAATTCACCGGAGATGGCGGCCGCCGTCGGGGACGACCTCCTCCTCGACCGCCTCAGCGATCTCCCGGCCATCATCCTGGTGACCATCCTCTCCCGCCTCGACATGGACGAAGCGGCGAGGTGTTCAATCCTCAGCTCTCGCTGGCGCCGCCTCTTCCCATCCACCCTCCTCGATTTCAAGGCCGGCAGTATTCGCCGCGACAGGGCCGTCGAGGCCGTCACCTCCATCCTCGCCGCCCACCCCACCGAGCCCGTGCGCTCATTCAGCACGTACAGGCTCTCCTTCCGCCGCCAGGACGAGGACGCCGTCGACGGCTGGCTCCGGGATCTGGCCAACCGCGGCATCGAAAAACTCGTTCTCTACTTCAACGAGAAGCGGCAGCAGAAGGTCCCGGAATCCCTCTTCGCCTGCGCATCCCTGAAGCGCCTCAAGGTGATTAACGGCACCTTCCCTGACGCCACCGAGGCCGCCGCATCCCTCGCCGTCCTCGCCAAGATCGACCTGTCCGACGTCAAGATCTCCGAGGACTCGCTGAACTCCCTGCTCTCGAACTGCAGGGCGCTGGAGCGCCTGAAGATCACTTCCATCAGCAAGTGCGACCGCCTCCATATTCGATCTCGGAGCCTCAAGGTCCTGAACACCAGTGGCGACTTCAAGGAGCTCTTCATTGACGACGCTCCCGACCTGGAGCAGGTGCTCGGCTACTACCTGAACAGCAGATCGGTCATAATCAAGATCGCGCACGCTCCAAAGCTGGAGTTCTTAGGCTACATCGGCATGAACAACGATATTGAGTTTGGAAACACCAAGTTCACCAAGTTCAGGGTAAGCTTATAATTACTAATGAAGCAACCAGAGATTGACCTTGCAATCGCTTCCTGTAAATACTTAATTGACCATTCTAATTGATGCAAATCCAGGAAAAGAACATTCATGCTGAGACCATTATGCCAAGCCTCAAGACTCTAGCCGTCGACCTGATGCACACGCCGGACGGGCACATCAACGAACATTACATCAACTGGGTTATGCAGCTGCTCAAGGTGTTCCCTTGCTTGG
The Triticum dicoccoides isolate Atlit2015 ecotype Zavitan chromosome 3A, WEW_v2.0, whole genome shotgun sequence genome window above contains:
- the LOC119268941 gene encoding F-box/FBD/LRR-repeat protein At1g13570-like isoform X2 produces the protein MAAAVGDDLLLDRLSDLPAIILVTILSRLDMDEAARCSILSSRWRRLFPSTLLDFKAGSIRRDRAVEAVTSILAAHPTEPVRSFSTYRLSFRRQDEDAVDGWLRDLANRGIEKLVLYFNEKRQQKVPESLFACASLKRLKVINGTFPDATEAAASLAVLAKIDLSDVKISEDSLNSLLSNCRALERLKITSISKCDRLHIRSRSLKVLNTSGDFKELFIDDAPDLEQVLGYYLNSRSVIIKIAHAPKLEFLGYIGMNNDIEFGNTKFTKFREKNIHAETIMPSLKTLAVDLMHTPDGHINEHYINWVMQLLKVFPCLETIYIKTLGPRLETAPRGHGTSCHPFLAWTTTSRRWCSKFTEGRSGRGTWPSSFMGGAGSSRPWSSTAWTILQERIMAGLLLKNG
- the LOC119268941 gene encoding F-box/FBD/LRR-repeat protein At1g13570-like isoform X1, which encodes MAAAVGDDLLLDRLSDLPAIILVTILSRLDMDEAARCSILSSRWRRLFPSTLLDFKAGSIRRDRAVEAVTSILAAHPTEPVRSFSTYRLSFRRQDEDAVDGWLRDLANRGIEKLVLYFNEKRQQKVPESLFACASLKRLKVINGTFPDATEAAASLAVLAKIDLSDVKISEDSLNSLLSNCRALERLKITSISKCDRLHIRSRSLKVLNTSGDFKELFIDDAPDLEQVLGYYLNSRSVIIKIAHAPKLEFLGYIGMNNDIEFGNTKFTKFREKNIHAETIMPSLKTLAVDLMHTPDGHINEHYINWVMQLLKVFPCLETIYIKSDSWSEARDGSPGSWDVLSSVPCMDNHLEKVVFEVYRGQEWQRDMAKFLHGRSRFLKTMEFHCMDDTSREDYGRAPTEEWVRKQQELLCLDSRAARDARFLFFKSQLVVNHHEFSHNESYQRGYYRDMYNL